The following proteins come from a genomic window of Montipora capricornis isolate CH-2021 chromosome 9, ASM3666992v2, whole genome shotgun sequence:
- the LOC138017100 gene encoding uncharacterized protein encodes MGSPVSAVIANLYMESFEQQAITTSAYKPRIWKRYVDNTFTILDRGNVDSFLQHLNNQQPSIRFTMETENDYKLAFLDTAVSREPDGRLTTSVYRKPTHTDQYLAYDSHHPQSVKRGIVKCLYERANCLITKHSVISKEKKHLSSVLVCSCL; translated from the coding sequence ATGGGAAGCCCGGTCTCCGCTGTTATTGCTAACCTATACATGGAGAGTTTCGAACAACAGGCAATAACTACTTCGGCCTACAAACCTAGGATCTGGAAACGCTACGTTGACAACACTTTCACCATCCTGGATCGCGGAAACGTTGATAGCTTCTTACAACATCTGAACAACCAGCAGCCTTCCATTCGCTTTACCATGGAGACAGAGAACGACTACAAACTCGCTTTCCTTGACACCGCAGTTTCAAGAGAACCTGACGGCCGCCTCACCACCAGCGTGTACAGGAAGCCTACGCACACTGATCAGTACTTAGCGTATGATTCCCACCACCCGCAATCAGTAAAACGCGGTATTGTCAAGTGCCTCTACGAGCGCGCCAACTGTCTCATAACAAAACACTCTGTTATCTCCAAGGAGAAGAAACACCTGTCTTCTGTTCTTGTCTGTTCTTGTCTCTAA